From a single Micromonospora carbonacea genomic region:
- a CDS encoding DUF3152 domain-containing protein: protein MTSLSPSGAYRPRRPGRPGPRTALGGLSALAAVAAAVLLVLGAVPPTGPAQPGGAGAGAGDRSVGAAPGDRADQDGRAGRAEQGRSGDWPTSGPGRFVAAAGGSPVRGAGGPVRRYRVLVERDTGQDADAFAEAVDEALGDPRSWTASGEVRLQRVAGPAAPAGPEAAAAPSAPGVSGVSAPEVDFTVYLATPVTSERMCALGGLRTERYTSCRLPGQVIINLARWMEAVPDYGAPLDAYRTYVVNHEVGHELGELHEACPGPGEPAPVMQQQTYGLDGCVANPWPYLDGRRYAGEQVPGT, encoded by the coding sequence GTGACTTCCCTCTCCCCGTCCGGGGCGTACCGCCCCCGGCGGCCGGGTCGCCCGGGCCCCCGTACGGCGCTCGGCGGCCTGTCCGCCCTGGCGGCCGTCGCCGCCGCCGTGCTCCTGGTCCTCGGCGCGGTGCCGCCGACCGGGCCGGCGCAACCCGGCGGGGCGGGGGCCGGCGCGGGCGACCGCAGCGTCGGGGCCGCGCCGGGCGACCGGGCCGACCAGGACGGTCGGGCCGGGCGGGCCGAGCAGGGGCGGTCGGGCGACTGGCCGACCAGCGGACCCGGCCGGTTCGTGGCCGCCGCGGGCGGGTCCCCGGTCCGGGGCGCGGGCGGGCCGGTGCGCCGTTACCGGGTGCTTGTCGAGCGGGACACCGGCCAGGACGCGGACGCGTTCGCCGAGGCGGTCGACGAGGCGCTGGGCGACCCGCGCAGCTGGACCGCCTCGGGCGAGGTGCGGCTGCAACGGGTGGCCGGGCCCGCCGCTCCCGCCGGCCCGGAAGCCGCCGCCGCCCCCTCCGCCCCCGGTGTCTCCGGTGTGTCCGCACCCGAGGTGGACTTCACCGTCTACCTGGCCACCCCCGTCACCTCGGAGCGGATGTGCGCGCTCGGCGGGCTCCGCACCGAGCGGTACACCTCCTGCCGTCTGCCCGGGCAGGTGATCATCAACCTGGCCCGGTGGATGGAGGCGGTTCCGGACTACGGCGCCCCACTGGACGCCTACCGCACGTACGTGGTCAACCACGAGGTCGGGCACGAGCTCGGCGAGCTGCACGAGGCGTGCCCGGGGCCGGGCGAGCCCGCGCCGGTGATGCAGCAGCAGACGTACGGCCTCGACGGCTGCGTCGCGAACCCCTGGCCCTACCTCGACGGCAGGCGGTACGCGGGGGAGCAGGTCCCGGGCACCTGA
- the moeZ gene encoding adenylyltransferase/sulfurtransferase MoeZ has translation MADRRSGERQWLVTHADPGESTVSLPPLVEPAAELTVDEIRRYSRHLIIPDVGVEGQKRLKNARVLCVGAGGLGSPALLYLAAAGVGTLGIIDFDTVDESNLQRQVIHGVSDVGRSKAESAAASIREINPLVTVEIHNTALDRDNVREIFSGYDLIVDGTDNFATRYMVNDAAVLLGKPYVWGSIYRFDGQASVFWAEHGPCYRCLYPEPPPPGMVPSCAEGGVLGVLCASIGSIQVNEAIKLLAGIGEPLVGRLMVYDALEMSYRKIKVRKDPNCVLCGENPTVTDLLEDYEDFCGAVSEEAQEAVVDATITAAELKEWQDAGKDIFLVDVREPAEYEIVRIPGSTLIPKGEIISGEALAKLPQDKQIVLHCKSGVRSAEALAALKAAGFRDAVHVQGGVLSWIKQIDPSLPAY, from the coding sequence ATGGCCGACCGGCGCTCCGGCGAGCGACAATGGCTCGTCACCCACGCCGATCCCGGGGAGTCCACCGTGTCGTTGCCCCCGCTCGTCGAACCCGCCGCCGAGCTGACCGTTGACGAGATCCGCCGCTACTCGCGCCACCTGATCATCCCCGACGTCGGGGTCGAGGGGCAGAAGCGGCTGAAGAACGCCCGGGTGCTCTGTGTGGGCGCCGGCGGTCTCGGCTCGCCGGCCCTGCTCTACCTGGCCGCGGCGGGCGTCGGGACGCTCGGCATCATCGACTTCGACACCGTCGACGAGTCCAACCTCCAGCGGCAGGTCATCCACGGCGTCTCCGACGTCGGCCGGTCCAAGGCCGAGTCCGCCGCCGCGTCGATCCGGGAGATCAACCCGCTGGTCACCGTGGAGATCCACAACACGGCGCTGGACCGGGACAACGTGCGGGAGATCTTTTCCGGCTACGACCTGATCGTCGACGGCACCGACAACTTCGCCACCCGCTACATGGTCAACGACGCGGCGGTGCTGCTCGGCAAGCCGTACGTCTGGGGGTCGATCTACCGGTTCGACGGCCAGGCGTCGGTGTTCTGGGCCGAGCACGGCCCCTGCTACCGCTGCCTCTACCCGGAGCCCCCGCCGCCCGGCATGGTCCCCTCCTGCGCCGAGGGCGGCGTGCTCGGCGTGCTCTGCGCGTCGATCGGCTCGATCCAGGTCAACGAGGCGATCAAGCTGCTCGCCGGCATCGGTGAGCCGCTGGTCGGCCGGCTGATGGTCTACGACGCCCTGGAGATGAGCTACCGCAAGATCAAGGTTCGGAAGGACCCGAACTGCGTGCTCTGCGGCGAGAACCCGACGGTCACCGACCTGCTGGAGGACTACGAGGACTTCTGTGGCGCGGTCTCCGAGGAGGCCCAGGAGGCGGTGGTCGACGCGACGATCACCGCAGCCGAGCTCAAGGAGTGGCAGGACGCCGGCAAGGACATCTTCCTCGTCGACGTCCGCGAGCCCGCCGAGTACGAGATCGTCCGGATCCCCGGCTCGACGCTCATCCCCAAGGGCGAGATCATCTCCGGCGAGGCGCTGGCGAAGCTGCCGCAGGACAAGCAGATCGTGCTGCACTGCAAGTCCGGCGTCCGCTCCGCCGAGGCGCTCGCCGCGCTCAAGGCGGCCGGCTTCCGCGACGCGGTACACGTCCAGGGCGGCGTCCTGTCCTGGATCAAGCAGATCGACCCCTCGCTGCCGGCGTACTGA
- a CDS encoding prenyltransferase/squalene oxidase repeat-containing protein — translation MVDLDAAIGFVVAHGDAVERARLSWLRAGATPSPELLDSAEVGQTPTGGWPAVWGTDLASVDATCFRLAELDDLGALGRPAARRALDWLASRQQADGGWEEDAALADDAPWWARPGDPEARLYLTATVTFWLTVADLDAARAAAPPGRWSTHPPDPRWSAHPPDPRWPAGPPDQATGSPHAGNQLAGNQLAGNQLAGDAYAGAVQAGVRALAGQLQPDGTFPSYLAVGWLSAAVFHQQELFYESARIQVVLADRMPKLSPANAASLAAALRRVGVDEQHWTLVAARRRLTETQRSDGGWESDDGHQFDVHTTLAAIRACR, via the coding sequence GTGGTCGACTTGGACGCCGCGATCGGGTTCGTGGTGGCGCACGGTGACGCGGTGGAACGGGCCCGGCTGTCCTGGCTGCGGGCCGGTGCGACACCGTCGCCGGAGTTGCTCGACAGCGCCGAGGTGGGGCAGACGCCCACCGGCGGCTGGCCCGCCGTGTGGGGCACCGACCTCGCCTCGGTCGACGCCACCTGCTTCCGCCTCGCCGAGCTGGACGACCTCGGCGCGCTCGGCCGGCCCGCCGCCCGCCGGGCGCTGGACTGGCTCGCGTCCCGGCAGCAGGCCGACGGCGGCTGGGAGGAGGACGCCGCCCTCGCCGACGACGCTCCCTGGTGGGCCCGGCCCGGCGACCCCGAGGCGCGGCTGTACCTGACCGCCACCGTCACCTTCTGGCTCACCGTCGCCGACCTGGACGCGGCGCGGGCCGCCGCGCCGCCCGGCCGCTGGTCGACGCACCCGCCCGACCCCCGCTGGTCGGCTCATCCGCCTGACCCCCGCTGGCCGGCCGGCCCGCCCGACCAGGCGACCGGCAGCCCGCATGCCGGCAACCAGCTCGCCGGCAACCAGCTCGCCGGCAACCAGCTCGCCGGCGACGCGTACGCCGGTGCCGTGCAGGCCGGCGTCCGGGCCCTCGCCGGGCAGCTCCAGCCGGACGGCACCTTCCCGTCGTACCTGGCCGTCGGCTGGCTGAGCGCGGCGGTCTTCCACCAGCAGGAGCTGTTCTACGAGTCGGCCCGGATCCAGGTGGTGCTGGCCGACCGGATGCCGAAGCTCTCCCCGGCCAACGCGGCGTCGCTGGCGGCCGCCCTGCGCCGGGTCGGCGTCGACGAGCAGCACTGGACGCTGGTCGCGGCCCGCCGCCGGCTGACCGAGACCCAGCGCAGCGACGGCGGCTGGGAGAGCGACGACGGCCACCAGTTCGACGTGCACACCACCCTGGCGGCGATCCGCGCCTGCCGCTGA
- a CDS encoding glutamate-5-semialdehyde dehydrogenase, whose translation MSVVEQARRARGAAEALAVATRTTKDAALVAMADALVARTAEIVTANAADLAAGREAGLSAAILDRLALDAGRVAGIADALREMAALPDPVGEVVRGSTLPNGLELRQVRVPFGVVGIIYEARPNVTVDAAGICLKSGNAALLRGSGSAAHSNAALVAVLRDAIADAGLPADAVQLLDASSRDSVKELMRARGLVDVLIPRGGASLIRTVVEESTVPVIETGVGNCHVYVDAAADLAKAVAITLNAKTQRLSTCNTAESLLVHASVADAFLPAVLAAFAEAGVTVHGSPEVAAYSSAVVPATDEDFATEYLSADISVAVVDSLDAAVAHIRRYGTGHTEAIVTDSQSAAREFVARVDAAAVMVNASTRFTDGGEFGFGAEIGISTQKLHARGPMGLPELTSTKYVVTGDGHLRG comes from the coding sequence ATGAGCGTCGTCGAGCAGGCCAGGCGGGCCCGGGGCGCGGCGGAGGCCCTGGCGGTCGCCACGCGTACCACCAAGGACGCCGCGCTGGTGGCGATGGCCGACGCGCTGGTCGCGCGTACCGCCGAGATCGTGACCGCGAACGCGGCGGACCTGGCGGCCGGGCGGGAGGCCGGGCTGAGCGCGGCCATCCTGGACCGGCTCGCCCTCGACGCGGGCCGGGTGGCGGGCATCGCCGACGCGCTGCGCGAGATGGCCGCGCTGCCCGACCCGGTCGGCGAGGTGGTCCGCGGCTCGACCCTGCCCAACGGGCTGGAGCTGCGGCAGGTCCGGGTGCCGTTCGGGGTGGTCGGGATCATCTACGAGGCCCGCCCCAACGTGACCGTCGACGCCGCCGGGATCTGCCTGAAGTCGGGCAACGCGGCGCTGCTGCGCGGCTCCGGCTCGGCGGCGCACTCCAACGCGGCCCTGGTCGCGGTGCTGCGCGACGCGATCGCCGACGCGGGCCTGCCGGCGGACGCCGTGCAGCTCCTCGACGCCAGCTCCCGCGACTCGGTCAAGGAGCTGATGCGGGCGCGCGGCCTGGTCGACGTGCTGATCCCGCGCGGCGGGGCGTCGCTGATCCGCACCGTCGTCGAGGAGTCGACGGTGCCGGTGATCGAGACGGGGGTGGGCAACTGCCACGTGTACGTCGACGCCGCCGCCGACCTCGCCAAGGCCGTCGCGATCACCCTGAACGCGAAGACCCAGCGCCTGTCGACCTGCAACACCGCCGAGTCGCTGCTGGTGCACGCCTCGGTCGCGGACGCGTTCCTGCCGGCGGTGCTGGCCGCGTTCGCCGAGGCCGGGGTGACGGTGCACGGCTCGCCGGAGGTCGCCGCGTACTCGTCGGCGGTGGTGCCGGCGACCGACGAGGACTTCGCCACGGAATACCTTTCGGCCGACATCTCCGTCGCCGTCGTCGACTCGCTCGACGCGGCGGTGGCGCACATCCGCCGGTACGGCACGGGGCACACCGAGGCGATCGTCACCGACTCCCAGTCGGCGGCCCGCGAGTTCGTGGCCCGGGTCGACGCCGCGGCGGTGATGGTCAACGCCTCGACCCGGTTCACCGACGGCGGCGAGTTCGGCTTCGGCGCGGAGATCGGCATCTCGACGCAGAAGCTGCACGCCCGGGGGCCGATGGGCCTGCCGGAGCTGACCAGCACCAAGTACGTCGTGACGGGCGACGGCCACCTGCGGGGGTAG
- the proB gene encoding glutamate 5-kinase: MGTPPGPADPTAQNGRVRLAVTSARRVVVKIGSSSLTTASGGLDDARVDALVDTLARLAADGREVVLVSSGAIAAGLAPLGLSRRPRDLATQQAAASVGQGLLIGRYAAGFARHHLTVGQVLLTVDDVTRRAHYRNAYRTLRKLLDLRAVPIVNENDTVATEEIRFGDNDRLAALVAALVHAELLVLLSDVDALWTGDPARPGSTRITDVHDEHDLAGVQIGGAGRAGVGTGGMVTKVEAARIATGFGIPVVLTAAGLAAAALAGEEVGTLFHAERRRPTARLFWLAHATTPRGRLHLDAGAVAAVVGRRKSLLPAGITAVDGAFTAGDPVDLVDAGGAPVARGLVNYDAVELPGLLGRSTGELAAALGPAYEREVVHRDDLVLL; the protein is encoded by the coding sequence ATGGGAACGCCGCCGGGGCCCGCCGACCCGACCGCGCAGAATGGGCGGGTGCGTCTCGCAGTCACCTCGGCCCGGCGGGTCGTCGTCAAGATCGGCTCGTCCTCGCTGACCACCGCGTCCGGGGGCCTCGACGACGCCCGCGTCGACGCGCTCGTCGACACCCTCGCCCGGCTCGCCGCCGACGGCCGCGAGGTGGTGCTGGTCTCCTCCGGCGCGATCGCCGCCGGGCTCGCCCCGCTCGGGCTCAGCCGCCGCCCGCGCGACCTGGCCACCCAGCAGGCCGCCGCCAGCGTCGGCCAGGGCCTGCTGATCGGCCGGTACGCGGCCGGCTTCGCCCGGCACCACCTCACCGTCGGGCAGGTGCTGCTCACCGTCGACGACGTGACCCGGCGGGCGCACTACCGCAACGCGTACCGGACGCTGCGCAAGCTGCTCGACCTGCGGGCCGTGCCGATCGTCAACGAGAACGACACCGTCGCCACCGAGGAGATCCGCTTCGGCGACAACGACCGGCTCGCCGCCCTCGTCGCCGCCCTCGTCCACGCCGAGCTGCTGGTCCTGCTCTCCGACGTCGACGCCCTGTGGACCGGCGACCCGGCCCGCCCCGGGTCGACCCGGATCACCGACGTCCACGACGAACACGACCTGGCCGGCGTGCAGATCGGCGGGGCCGGGCGGGCCGGCGTCGGCACCGGCGGCATGGTCACCAAGGTCGAGGCGGCCCGGATCGCCACCGGCTTCGGCATCCCCGTGGTGCTCACCGCCGCCGGACTGGCCGCCGCCGCGCTGGCTGGCGAGGAGGTCGGCACCCTGTTCCACGCCGAGCGCAGACGCCCGACCGCCCGGCTGTTCTGGCTCGCCCACGCCACCACCCCGCGCGGCCGGCTGCACCTCGACGCGGGCGCGGTGGCCGCCGTGGTGGGGCGGCGCAAGTCGCTGCTGCCGGCCGGGATCACCGCCGTCGACGGGGCGTTCACCGCCGGCGACCCCGTCGACCTGGTCGACGCGGGGGGCGCGCCGGTGGCCCGGGGGCTGGTCAACTACGACGCCGTGGAGCTGCCCGGGCTGCTCGGCCGCTCGACGGGCGAGCTGGCGGCGGCGCTCGGGCCGGCGTACGAACGTGAGGTCGTCCACCGCGACGACCTGGTGCTGCTGTAA
- a CDS encoding MGMT family protein — MTPAEYVEAVLELVERIPPGRVMSYGAVADALAERSGRASARLVGSIMARHGGGVPWHRVVTSAGRLPPGHEVEARARLRAEGAPLGGTGVDMAAAAWSPEEGM, encoded by the coding sequence GTGACACCTGCGGAGTACGTCGAGGCGGTCCTGGAGCTGGTCGAGCGCATCCCACCTGGCCGGGTGATGTCCTACGGCGCGGTCGCCGACGCGCTGGCCGAGCGCTCGGGGCGGGCGTCGGCGCGGCTGGTCGGCTCGATCATGGCCCGGCACGGGGGCGGGGTGCCGTGGCACCGGGTGGTCACCTCGGCGGGCCGGCTGCCGCCCGGCCACGAGGTCGAGGCGCGGGCCCGGCTGCGCGCCGAGGGCGCCCCGCTGGGCGGGACGGGGGTGGACATGGCCGCGGCGGCCTGGTCGCCGGAAGAGGGGATGTGA
- a CDS encoding MFS transporter encodes MTLPPAGPGTPPAAQAPQPGAGGAAPQSGGHVLPRRVHAGYALGSLVTGAFGTVPGLLLLPYLTDTLGVAAGVAALLVLLPKAWDVLVNPVAGRISDRTRSRWGARRPYLLLGGLALAVLFAAIFAAPFDAGPAAGAYVALAFLATATAFAFFQVPYVAMPAELTDDYAERTRLMSWRIAVLAVAILVSGAVAPAVVTAGGDGVAGHRWMGLFVAALIVLGTLGAFLGTRGAPTGTAGESEPTLRAQLAVAARNRPFRALLVCFVIQSAGVATILAGVSYFADQVLRDPTTGPTVLFACFVGPALLVMPLWTRVGARVGKRSALVAASVLLTAGAAGLVAAPALPAVAVYLVVAVIGVGYAGQQVFALAMLPDCIAYDTARTGRRQAGVFTGLWTAGETLGLALGPGIYGLVLQLSGYVSSATGTAAAQSDAARLGVLLGFTVLPALLVGPPLLLLRHYTLTRDDLLTVATGHHERNVTAA; translated from the coding sequence ATGACGCTGCCGCCCGCCGGACCCGGGACGCCGCCCGCGGCCCAGGCGCCGCAGCCCGGCGCGGGCGGGGCCGCTCCGCAGTCCGGCGGCCACGTCCTGCCCCGCCGGGTGCACGCCGGCTATGCCCTCGGCTCCCTGGTCACCGGGGCTTTCGGCACCGTGCCGGGGCTGCTGCTCCTGCCCTACCTGACCGACACCCTCGGCGTCGCCGCCGGGGTGGCCGCCCTGCTGGTGCTCCTGCCGAAGGCGTGGGACGTGCTGGTCAACCCCGTCGCCGGGCGGATCTCCGACCGCACCCGGTCGCGCTGGGGGGCCCGCCGGCCGTACCTGCTGCTCGGCGGGCTCGCCCTCGCCGTGCTGTTCGCCGCGATCTTCGCCGCCCCGTTCGACGCCGGACCGGCCGCCGGGGCGTACGTCGCGCTCGCCTTCCTCGCCACGGCGACCGCGTTCGCGTTCTTCCAGGTTCCCTACGTGGCGATGCCGGCCGAGCTGACCGACGACTACGCCGAACGTACCCGGCTGATGAGCTGGCGGATCGCGGTGCTGGCGGTGGCCATCCTGGTCTCCGGCGCGGTGGCCCCCGCCGTGGTGACCGCCGGCGGCGACGGCGTCGCCGGGCACCGCTGGATGGGCCTGTTCGTCGCCGCGCTGATCGTGCTCGGCACCCTCGGCGCGTTCCTCGGCACCCGGGGCGCGCCCACCGGCACGGCCGGCGAGAGCGAGCCGACGCTGCGCGCCCAGCTCGCCGTCGCCGCCCGCAACCGGCCGTTCCGGGCGCTGCTGGTCTGCTTCGTGATCCAGTCCGCCGGGGTGGCCACCATCCTGGCCGGGGTCAGCTACTTCGCCGACCAGGTGCTGCGCGACCCCACCACCGGCCCGACCGTGCTGTTCGCCTGCTTCGTCGGGCCAGCGCTGCTGGTGATGCCGCTGTGGACCCGCGTCGGCGCGCGGGTCGGCAAGCGGTCCGCGCTGGTCGCCGCGTCCGTGCTGCTCACGGCGGGTGCCGCCGGCCTGGTCGCCGCGCCGGCGCTGCCGGCCGTCGCGGTCTACCTCGTGGTCGCGGTCATCGGCGTCGGGTACGCCGGCCAGCAGGTCTTCGCGCTGGCCATGCTGCCCGACTGCATCGCGTACGACACGGCGCGCACCGGCCGCCGGCAGGCCGGCGTGTTCACCGGCCTGTGGACGGCGGGCGAGACCCTCGGCCTCGCCCTCGGCCCCGGCATCTACGGGCTGGTGCTCCAGCTCAGCGGCTACGTCTCCTCCGCCACCGGCACGGCGGCAGCGCAGTCCGACGCGGCCCGCCTCGGCGTGCTGCTGGGCTTCACCGTGCTGCCCGCCCTGCTGGTCGGCCCGCCCCTGCTCCTGCTGCGCCACTACACGCTCACCCGGGACGACCTGCTTACCGTCGCCACCGGCCACCACGAGAGGAACGTCACCGCCGCATGA
- a CDS encoding pyridoxal phosphate-dependent decarboxylase family protein produces the protein MSDDQDNGQDTGRALPERGLPAERVLGDVKALRAGDRPTHGGRLFAYVYDPAVPGLDELAAAAHAGSAHVNGLDPTAFPSLLAMENALVGAASRLLGGGTGTNAPDVVGSVTSGGTESLILAVKAARDARPDVAAPRIAVPVTAHAAFAKAAHYLRVALDPVPVDPVTLRPSAAAVAAAIGPDTVLVACSAPSYAHGVVDPVAEIAAVAAGAGVRCHVDACFGGWTLPWLRRLGEPVPPFDFAVAGVTSISVDLHKYAYAPKGVSVLLHRTPALRAPQFFAYADWPGYTMVNPVIASTRSGGPIAAAYATLRHLGEDGYLRLAAATRDAVAGLADAVRGTHGLRLLAEPESTVVCFTSTDPTLDLFVLVDELTARGWHTQPQLSYGDLPASVHLTVTAAVAPRVAEFGPDLADAAAAARAAGPVKLPAELTALAATLTPDALTPELVAGLAAALGLGGAAAGAVGAAAGSGGAAVGSGGGFAPDATVNALLDAAPPALRERLLVEFVGLLQRPTY, from the coding sequence ATGAGCGACGACCAGGACAACGGCCAGGACACCGGCCGGGCGCTGCCGGAGCGCGGGCTGCCGGCCGAGCGGGTGCTCGGCGACGTCAAGGCGCTGCGCGCGGGCGACCGGCCCACCCACGGCGGGCGGCTCTTCGCGTACGTCTACGACCCGGCCGTGCCGGGCCTGGACGAGCTGGCCGCCGCCGCCCACGCGGGCAGCGCGCACGTCAACGGGCTCGACCCGACGGCGTTCCCGTCGCTGCTGGCGATGGAGAACGCGCTGGTCGGGGCGGCGTCCCGGCTGCTCGGCGGCGGCACCGGCACGAACGCCCCCGACGTCGTCGGCAGCGTGACCAGCGGCGGCACCGAGTCGCTGATCCTCGCCGTGAAGGCCGCCCGCGACGCCCGCCCCGACGTCGCCGCGCCCCGCATCGCGGTGCCGGTGACCGCCCACGCGGCGTTCGCCAAGGCCGCCCACTACCTGCGGGTCGCCCTCGACCCGGTGCCCGTCGACCCGGTGACCCTGCGGCCGTCCGCCGCCGCCGTGGCCGCCGCGATCGGCCCCGACACGGTCCTGGTGGCCTGCTCCGCCCCCTCGTACGCGCACGGTGTCGTCGACCCCGTCGCCGAGATCGCGGCGGTGGCCGCCGGGGCCGGGGTGCGCTGCCACGTCGACGCCTGCTTCGGCGGCTGGACGCTGCCCTGGCTGCGCCGCCTCGGCGAGCCGGTGCCGCCGTTCGACTTCGCCGTCGCCGGGGTCACCTCGATCTCCGTCGACCTGCACAAGTACGCGTACGCCCCGAAGGGCGTCTCCGTGCTGCTGCACCGCACCCCGGCGCTGCGCGCCCCGCAGTTCTTCGCGTACGCCGACTGGCCCGGCTACACGATGGTCAACCCGGTGATCGCCTCCACCCGCTCCGGCGGCCCGATCGCCGCCGCGTACGCCACCCTGCGCCACCTCGGCGAGGACGGCTATCTGCGGCTCGCGGCGGCGACCCGCGACGCCGTGGCCGGGCTCGCCGACGCGGTACGCGGCACCCACGGGCTGCGGCTGCTGGCCGAGCCCGAGTCGACGGTGGTCTGCTTCACCTCCACCGACCCGACGCTGGACCTGTTCGTGCTGGTCGACGAGCTGACCGCGCGCGGCTGGCACACCCAGCCCCAACTCTCGTACGGTGACCTGCCGGCCAGCGTGCACCTCACCGTGACCGCCGCGGTGGCCCCCCGGGTGGCGGAGTTCGGCCCCGACCTGGCCGACGCGGCGGCGGCGGCCCGCGCCGCCGGCCCGGTGAAGCTGCCCGCCGAGCTGACCGCGCTCGCGGCGACGCTGACCCCGGACGCGCTCACCCCGGAACTGGTCGCCGGCCTGGCCGCCGCCCTCGGCCTCGGCGGTGCGGCGGCCGGTGCCGTTGGCGCTGCGGCCGGGTCTGGTGGCGCTGCGGTTGGCTCCGGCGGCGGCTTCGCGCCGGACGCCACCGTCAACGCCCTGCTCGACGCCGCCCCGCCGGCCCTGCGGGAGCGGCTGTTGGTCGAGTTCGTCGGCCTGCTGCAACGCCCCACCTACTGA
- a CDS encoding NADH-quinone oxidoreductase subunit B: MQLPAVLGEPIRFVLNWGRRYSLWVFNFGLACCAIEFIATSMGRHDFIRLGVIPFAHGPRQADLMVVSGTVTDKMAPAIKRLYDQMPEPKYVISFGACSNCGGPYWDSYSVTKGVDQLIPVDVYVPGCPPRPEALLHGILRLQEKIAAEQSGIGGVPRPDPLASPADAEAAPAGGRSPRSVESLAAPPIRRPD; this comes from the coding sequence GTGCAGCTGCCGGCAGTGCTCGGGGAGCCGATCCGGTTCGTGCTGAACTGGGGCCGCCGCTACTCGCTGTGGGTGTTCAACTTCGGCCTGGCCTGCTGCGCGATCGAGTTCATCGCCACCAGCATGGGCCGGCACGACTTCATCCGGCTCGGGGTGATCCCGTTCGCCCACGGCCCGCGCCAGGCCGACCTCATGGTGGTCTCCGGCACGGTCACCGACAAGATGGCCCCGGCGATCAAGCGGCTCTACGACCAGATGCCCGAGCCCAAGTACGTCATCTCCTTCGGCGCGTGCTCCAACTGCGGCGGCCCCTACTGGGACTCGTACTCGGTGACCAAGGGTGTCGACCAGCTCATCCCCGTCGACGTGTACGTGCCCGGCTGCCCGCCCCGCCCGGAGGCGCTGCTGCACGGCATCCTGCGCCTGCAGGAGAAGATCGCCGCCGAGCAGTCCGGCATCGGTGGCGTCCCCCGCCCCGACCCCCTGGCCTCCCCGGCCGACGCGGAGGCCGCACCGGCCGGCGGCCGGTCCCCCCGTTCGGTGGAGTCGCTGGCCGCCCCGCCCATCCGCCGCCCCGACTGA
- a CDS encoding helix-turn-helix transcriptional regulator, with product MALSEVAAYLGVSRQRAAILVDRPDFPAPIDTLTVGRIWDAAEIRTYAERRNRPLADEEPT from the coding sequence ATGGCGCTGTCCGAGGTCGCCGCCTATCTGGGCGTCTCACGCCAGCGCGCCGCGATCCTGGTCGACCGGCCCGACTTCCCCGCCCCCATCGACACGCTCACCGTCGGGCGCATCTGGGACGCCGCCGAGATCCGGACATACGCCGAACGCCGCAACCGTCCCCTCGCCGACGAAGAACCCACCTGA
- a CDS encoding flavin reductase, whose protein sequence is MRRPEHAPSRPTWRCRACGIAWPCSPAKLRLLAVYREDRDGLLSHLAALMEEAAVELGGAVLPARLAERFTGWARPRA, encoded by the coding sequence ATGAGGCGGCCGGAGCACGCCCCGAGCCGACCCACCTGGCGCTGCCGAGCGTGCGGGATCGCCTGGCCTTGCTCGCCCGCCAAGCTGCGTCTCCTGGCGGTGTACCGGGAGGACCGTGACGGCCTGCTGAGCCACCTCGCCGCCCTGATGGAGGAAGCTGCCGTCGAGCTGGGCGGTGCTGTCCTGCCTGCCCGGCTGGCCGAGCGCTTCACCGGCTGGGCGCGACCCAGGGCGTAG